From a single Arachis hypogaea cultivar Tifrunner chromosome 3, arahy.Tifrunner.gnm2.J5K5, whole genome shotgun sequence genomic region:
- the LOC112790753 gene encoding uncharacterized protein, whose amino-acid sequence MAEFGEEREAVNATEEGLNGRPLASNEFPNEEPWESEAQNETIEIPLDLLLPFMSSDEYSSSEDDEYVTEEQVAKYLGAIMKLNDKLFGNETWEDEPPLLTKELDDLSRQKLPQKRQDPGKFSLPCTIGTMTFKKALCDLGSSVNLMPFFVMEKLGIFEVQAAKISLEMADNSRKQAYELVEDVLVKVEDHYIPTDFIVLETGKCMDESIILGRPFLATAKAVIDVDRGELIIQVNEESLVFKAQGYPSVTMERKHEELLSKQSQTEPPQSNSKFGVGRPQPNSKFGVEPPHSNSKFGVGRFQHSSEHF is encoded by the coding sequence atggccgaatttggagaggaaagagaggcagtgaacgccactgaggaaggcctcaatggacgtccactggcctccaatgagttccccaatgaggaaccatgggaatctgaggctcaaaatgagaccatagagattccattggacttacttctgccattcatgagctctgatgagtattcttcctctgaagatgatgagtatgtcactgaagagcaagttgctaaataccttggagcaatcatgaagctaaatgacaagttgtttggaaatgagacttgggaggatgaacctcctttgctcaccaaagaactggatgacttgtctaggcagaaactgcctcaaaagagacaggatcctgggaagttttcattgccttgtaccataggcaccatgacctttaagaaggccttgtgtgacttagggtcaagtgtaaacctcatgcctttctttgtaatggagaagctagggatctttgaggtgcaagctgcaaaaatctcactagagatggcagacaactcaagaaaacaagcttatgaacttgtagaggatgttctggtaaaggttgaagaccattacatccctactgatttcatagttcttgagactgggaagtgcatggatgaatccatcatccttggcagacccttcctagccacagcaaaggctgtgattgatgttgatagaggagagttgatcattcaagtgaatgaagaatccttggtgtttaaggcccaaggatatccctctgtcaccatggagaggaagcatgaagagcttctctcaaaacagagccaaacagagcccccacagtcaaactctaagtttggtgttgggaggccacaaccaaactctaagtttggtgttgaacccccacattcaaactctaagtttggtgttgggaggttccaacatagctctgagcatttctga